The following are encoded together in the Sparus aurata chromosome 1, fSpaAur1.1, whole genome shotgun sequence genome:
- the LOC115585588 gene encoding B-cell receptor CD22-like: protein MSLTAAASGFVVVLLSVQVIQGQNGWGVTYSSTEICALKGSTVEINCTYTYPSRLDGVDTEVKETFWFTKERRYQPVDLRTDSDYQDRVEYSCSEKSCTLRITDLRESDSAEYKFRFITNQPGGSYTSSPGVTLRIKDLQVKVSTSSLSSWKYLNCHSSCRLPDRFSYIWYKNGQKIQSGTSSTYSFYSASTDSYSCAVEGHEDFLSPPVYAPRLPSVSVSPSAEIVEGSSVTLTCSSDANPAANYSWYKKNGDPDLQPLSKEPQFVFSSIQSSDSGEYYCTAEKELGRRTSEHIYINVTYAPKLPSVSVSPSAEIVEGSSVTLTCSSDANPAANYTWYKENQTLIQGPDGIYHFSSISSEDRGNYYCKSENQYGEINSSSLFVDVQYAPKLPSVSVSPSAEIVEGSSVTLTCSSDANPAANYTWYKENGDPNLHPLSKDPQLVFSSIQSSDSGEYYCTAEKELGRRTSEYISIDVTYAPKLPSVSVSPSAETVEGSSVTLTCSSDANPAANYTWYKENEDSPKASGQIFTITDFRAEHSGNYYCEAQNRRGRHNSSLQLIVVAATWKLPVALSTTAVILVFILLAVLFCIRRVRSSQHQSEAEERPDNRAQTEELHYGSVRFIRTQADTLHSDVSPARPHRKEEENVVYATTNFIRASGTNHQAAVEDPSALYSRVIKSH from the exons ATGAGTTTAACAGCAGCAGCGAGTGGATTTGTTGTCGTCCTTCTCTCTGTACAAG tgatacagggtcagaatggctggggagtgacttacagctctactgagatctgtgccttaaaaggatcaacagtggaaataaactgcacctacacatacccaTCCAGACTAGATGGTGTTGATACTGAAGTTAAGGAAACATTCTGGTTCACCAAAGAGAGAAGATATCAACCtgtggatctgagaacagactcagattatcaagatcgtgttgagtacagttgttctgagaagagctgcactctgagaatcacagacctgagagagagcgactcagctgagtacaagttcaggTTCATTACAAACCAACCAGGTGGGAGTTATACAAgttcacctggagtcactttgaggATCAAAG ATCTCCAGGTGAAGGTGAGCACATCCTCACTTTCTTCCTGGAAATACCTGAActgtcacagcagttgtcgtCTACCTGATCGTTTTTCCTACATCTGgtacaaaaatggacagaaaattcagtcaGGAACATCTTCTACTTATTCATTCTATAGTGCGTCAACAGACAGTTATTCCTGTGCTGTTGAAGGACATGAggatttcctctctcctccagtgt atgctccaagacttccctctgtgtcagtgagtccctctgctgagatagtggagggcagttcagtgactctgacctgtagcagtgatgctaacccagcagctaattactcctggtacaagaagaatggagatccagaccttcaacctctcagtaaagaaccacagtttgtcttcagctccatccagtcctctgactctggagagtattactgtacagctgagaaggAGCTCGGGAGGAGGACGTCTGAACACATCTACataaatgtgacat atgctccaaagcttccctctgtgtcagtgagtccctctgctgagatagtggagggcagttcagtgactctgacctgtagcagtgatgctaacccagcagctaattacacctggtacaaggagaaccAGACACTGATTCAAGGACCAGACGGAATTTatcatttctcctccatcagctctgaggacagagggaacTACTACTGCAAGTCTGAGAATCAGTATGGAGAGATCAACTCTTCATCTCTATTTGTAGACGTCCAGT atgctccaaagcttccctctgtgtcagtgagtccctctgctgagatagtggagggcagttcagtgactctgacctgtagcagtgatgctaatccagcagctaattacacctggtacaaggagaatggagatccaaaccttcatcctctcagtaaagatccacagcttgtcttcagctccatccagtcctctgactctggagagtattactgtacagctgagaaggagctggggaggaggacgtctgaATACATCTCTATTGATGTGACAT atgctccaaagcttccctctgtgtcagtgagtccctctgctgagacagtggagggcagttcagtgactctgacctgtagcagtgatgctaacccagcagctaattacacctggtacaaggagaatgaagactcaccaaaagcatcaggacagatcttcaccatcactgacttcagagctgaacacagtgggaattattactgtgaagcccagaacagaagaggacGTCATAACTCCAGCTtacagctgattgttgtggcag CTACATGGAAGTTACCAGTTGCTCTCTCAACCACTGCTGTTATTCTGGTCTTCATACTACTCGCTGTCTTGTTCTGCATCAG AAGAGTGAGGTCTTCACAACACCAGTCTGAGGCTGAGGAGAGACCAGACAACAGAGCACAG ACAGAAGAACTTCACTACGGCAGCGTACGATTCATACGGACCCAGGCAGACACTCTTCACTCAGACGTCAGCCCAGCTCGGCCTcacaggaaagaggaggagaatgtTGTATATGCGACTACAAACTTCATCAGGGCCTCAGG AACAAACCATCAGGCAGCTGTGGAGGATCCATCTGCACTGTACAGCAGAGTTATCAAAAGTCACTGA